Genomic DNA from Sphingomonas hankookensis:
CGCAGCCTGATTGGGCTGGCCGCTATGCGTGCGGGTGACCGGCGTCGCGACATGCGCGGGGAAGCGGACCGGCGGCGGCGGGGTGGTCGCGGCGGGACGCGGCGCCATCGCGCCGATCGTCGCGGCAACCGCGTCGATCGCCGGCTGCTGCTGCACATCGCCGAACACCTGCACCTCGATCGGACCAGAGGCGAGCAGCGGCGCCCACAGCGCCTTGAACGCCGCCGGGGTCAGCGCCTCGATCTCCTTGCGGTCGGGCGTGCCCCAGCGCGGGTCGTTATCGTGGAGCAGCGCGTCGAGGTCGCGCGCCATCACGCCGTCGGGCGAGGCGCCCAGCGCATCATAGCTCGCCAGCATCACCGCCCGCGCGCGGGCGACGGGCGCGGGATCCCATGCCGGCGATTGCAGCTTCGCCGCGATCAGCTTGAGCTGGTCGGCGAGGTCGGCGGCGGTGGTGATCCCCGACAGGCTGAACGCGTCGTCGTCGATCCCGAAGGACAGCCCGATCTGCCGCCCGCCGGTCAGCCGGTCGAGCTCCTCCTGCCCCAGTACGCCCTTCGGCGTCTGGATGCCCGATGCCACCAGCGCGAGGTCGGCCGCAAAGGCCGGCGTACGACGGTCGGCCGGCAGCGCGTTCAGCCCCCGGCCGAACCGGACGCGGACATAGAGTTTGCCGGTTTCGGACTCGTTCGGGAACAGCAGCAGCGACGAGCCATTGGCGAAGTCGACACGTTCGATCGGCGGATCGCTCAGCGCCATGCTGCGCGCGGTGATCGCACCCGGCTTGCCGAGCGAAGGCAGCCGGTCGAAGCCGATCGCCCCCTGCCCGCTGCGCCGGCTCGCGCTGCCGGCGATCTTCTGCGTCAGCGCGGCGGTCAGCTTGGTCTGCGCGGTCGGATCGGGAGTGCGGGTGTTGACAATCGCGCGGGTGGCGGTGCCGGCAAAGACCTTCTTCGTCGCCGCCTGCACGCGTGCCGGGGTGAAGAACTTCTTGGTCACCGCCCCTTCGAAGATGCGCAGCGACGTTTCCGGCCCGGCGACGGTTTCGCGAATGTCGGTCGCGGCGATCAGATTGTCGGCGAGCAGCGCGCCCGCCGTCACCGGCGCGGTGCGCACCTCATTCTCCATGCCCGCGCGGATTTCCGCGACCTCGCGGTCGATCTCCGCCTGGGTAGGCGCAGTGCGCATCGCATCGGCGATCGACTGCCGCACGTCGCGCAACGCCGCCGCCCAGTCGTCGCCCAGCGGCAGGATCGACAGCTGGGTGATGTTCGCGGAACGCGACACGTCGTCGAGGTTCGCTCCGGCCGAGATATAGCTGCCCCCGGCACGCGCGCGACTTTCCAGCCGGCGGTTGAGGATGCGGAGCGCAATCTGGTCGATCATCCGTTCCTGGTTGAACAGGATCGTGTCGTCACCGACCGTCCACGGCCGCAGCACCGCCATCTGGACGAGCGTCGGCATGGTCGGTTCGCTGACCGCCGCGGCGACCGGCTCGCCCGCCTTGGGCGATCCGAACTTCGGCTCGGCCGGCGACGGGCCGTTGCCCTGCCAATCTGCGAAATGCTTCTTCACCATCGCTTCGAGGATGGCGGGATCGGCGTCGCCCGCGATGACGATGATCGCGCGGTCGGGGCGATACCAGCGGTCGTGGAACGCCTTCACGCTGGCGGCAGTCGCCGCCTGCAACGTGTCGACATTGCCGATCGGCGAACGGTCGGACAGCGGCTGCCCGGCGAAGAACAGCGCACGCACCGCATC
This window encodes:
- a CDS encoding M16 family metallopeptidase; protein product: MASSFRLATGAFTTLALIAAPLAAQTPPASPAPSSPAPARQLPPLEPVAQGPDTPWLFKGSDIPPDRSWTYGVLSNGLKYAVRKNGVPPGQVAIRVAIGTGSLMETDSERGFAHLIEHLTFRGSVHVPDGESKRVWQRLGVTFGSDSNASTSFTQTVYKLDLPSATPAGLDESMKILSGMMAEPTLTQAALDAERPVVLSEQREQPGPQVRFGDAVRALFFAGQPLSDRSPIGNVDTLQAATAASVKAFHDRWYRPDRAIIVIAGDADPAILEAMVKKHFADWQGNGPSPAEPKFGSPKAGEPVAAAVSEPTMPTLVQMAVLRPWTVGDDTILFNQERMIDQIALRILNRRLESRARAGGSYISAGANLDDVSRSANITQLSILPLGDDWAAALRDVRQSIADAMRTAPTQAEIDREVAEIRAGMENEVRTAPVTAGALLADNLIAATDIRETVAGPETSLRIFEGAVTKKFFTPARVQAATKKVFAGTATRAIVNTRTPDPTAQTKLTAALTQKIAGSASRRSGQGAIGFDRLPSLGKPGAITARSMALSDPPIERVDFANGSSLLLFPNESETGKLYVRVRFGRGLNALPADRRTPAFAADLALVASGIQTPKGVLGQEELDRLTGGRQIGLSFGIDDDAFSLSGITTAADLADQLKLIAAKLQSPAWDPAPVARARAVMLASYDALGASPDGVMARDLDALLHDNDPRWGTPDRKEIEALTPAAFKALWAPLLASGPIEVQVFGDVQQQPAIDAVAATIGAMAPRPAATTPPPPVRFPAHVATPVTRTHSGQPNQAAAAIAWPTGAGSAGLAESRKLEVLAAVFRDRLLDRLRSQAGVSYSPNVDNGWPVGLPGGGRIMAIGMVPPDKTGFFFDLARELAADLVKTPVPEDELDRAKLPVIQMVARMSSGNMFWMNQTQGGTRDPARLAAIPGIINDIRATTPAELQALAAKYLVPARDWSMQVLPEKK